Below is a genomic region from Acetobacter ghanensis.
CCCAAAAACGCGGCGTGCCCCTGTGTTGCGCGGTTTAGTCCCCTTTGCCCCCCATCCGTGCGTCAGACCTGCTCATCCTCAGGCAGCGGGGCGGTCAGATGGTCTATAACCGCCAGCAGCACCGCTGTAATGGGCGAGGCAAAAGCAAACCCCCACATGCCCAGAAATGCGCCAAAGATGGTCTGGGACAAAATGGTGAGCGCCGGCGGCATACTGACAGCCCTCTTCTGAATAAAGGGGGACATGACATACCCTTCAAACGCCTGAATAAAGGCATACAGCCCCGCTACCATAAGCGCCTCACGCGGGCTGATGGACAAGGCGATAAGCAGCGCGGGCAACGCCCCTATGAACGTGCCCAGATAGGGAATGAAGTTGGCCGTCCCCGCCACCAGCCCAAGCGGAAACGCCAGCGGCATCCCCAGCAGGGAAAGGCCGCCCCATGTCAGCACGCCCACCACGGTCATATCCAGCAACTGCCCCGCCACCCAGGCAGACAGTACATGCGCCGTGGTGCGGATAAGCCCGCGCGCCGTATGGCGGTACCGCACGGGCACCAGCCGCAACAGGCCATTGGCGTACAGGTGGGGCGAAAGAGCGAAGTAAACCCCCGCAATCACAATCACCACAAGCGTACCTGCGGACCCAAAAGTGGAGGTAAGCACGTTGGTCATGGACCCGGCAAAGTCGATCCCACCTCCGGCTCCTTCCGACCCAAGGGGGCCGGAGGTCTGGTTACCACCAAAAAAGAGAGGAACGTGGTTGAGGACGGAATGCCCGATGGGGTTCTTGTCCAACGCAGCATGGAGCGCATCACGCTCATGGGTTAGCGCTGCGTAGAGGTGGGAAAGCTGGGTGACAAGTTCCGGGCCGGACACGTGCACCACAAACGACACCCCACTCACAAGGGCGGCCAGAAACAGCACCACAGCCACCCATTGCCGCACAGGCAGCACACGGCAGATCAGCCTTGCAGCACCATGCAGCACCACAGCCACAAGGGCGGCGGCAAACACCACCATAACCACGGCCCCGCCCGCATAAATGAACAGCCCCACACACAGGGCCGCCACCACCACAAGGGCAAGCTGGTAAAAACGCCGCAGAATACGCTCCAGCTTCTGGGCGGACTGCGCCAGAGCCGCTATGTGCGCCGCATCGGCCGC
It encodes:
- a CDS encoding AI-2E family transporter — protein: MGKQDNGAEQASQTDAQDGPRPPPDTGSGIGAADAAHIAALAQSAQKLERILRRFYQLALVVVAALCVGLFIYAGGAVVMVVFAAALVAVVLHGAARLICRVLPVRQWVAVVLFLAALVSGVSFVVHVSGPELVTQLSHLYAALTHERDALHAALDKNPIGHSVLNHVPLFFGGNQTSGPLGSEGAGGGIDFAGSMTNVLTSTFGSAGTLVVIVIAGVYFALSPHLYANGLLRLVPVRYRHTARGLIRTTAHVLSAWVAGQLLDMTVVGVLTWGGLSLLGMPLAFPLGLVAGTANFIPYLGTFIGALPALLIALSISPREALMVAGLYAFIQAFEGYVMSPFIQKRAVSMPPALTILSQTIFGAFLGMWGFAFASPITAVLLAVIDHLTAPLPEDEQV